The following coding sequences lie in one Burkholderia cepacia genomic window:
- a CDS encoding DUF2059 domain-containing protein, translated as MQKQFKQLVLLAALVPTFAMAQALSNSAPAPAAAAAPIDADKKAAIKDLLDAIDAPKLVSAIGNSAEMQAKQLVPAILSDALSENKTLNDKQKQAAVPTLQKNAVPKLVDGAGKVFGTQQFQNDAMSAQYDAYAKYYSTSEIKDLTTFYKSPTGRKFIQVQDQVGRDVVNGLMQKYMPQAIQATRTQADKEVAAVKPGK; from the coding sequence AAAAGCAATTCAAGCAACTGGTCCTGCTGGCTGCACTGGTGCCGACGTTCGCGATGGCGCAAGCGCTGTCGAATTCCGCACCGGCGCCTGCCGCGGCAGCTGCGCCGATCGACGCCGACAAGAAGGCGGCGATCAAGGATCTGCTCGACGCGATCGACGCGCCGAAGCTCGTGTCGGCAATCGGCAACAGCGCCGAAATGCAGGCCAAGCAACTCGTGCCGGCGATCCTGTCGGACGCGCTGTCGGAAAACAAGACGCTGAACGACAAGCAGAAGCAGGCTGCCGTTCCGACGCTGCAGAAGAACGCCGTGCCGAAGCTGGTTGACGGCGCAGGCAAGGTGTTCGGTACGCAACAGTTCCAGAACGACGCAATGTCGGCTCAGTACGACGCCTACGCGAAGTACTACAGCACGTCGGAGATCAAGGATCTGACGACGTTCTACAAGAGCCCGACGGGCCGCAAGTTCATCCAGGTTCAGGACCAGGTCGGTCGCGACGTGGTCAACGGCCTGATGCAGAAGTACATGCCGCAAGCGATCCAGGCAACGCGTACGCAGGCTGACAAGGAAGTCGCAGCAGTCAAGCCGGGCAAGTAA
- the serC gene encoding 3-phosphoserine/phosphohydroxythreonine transaminase: protein MRVFNFSAGPAAMPEEVLRQAADEMLDWHGSGMSVMEMSHRGKEFMSIHEAALTDLRDLLGVPASHRILFLQGGGIAENAIVPMNLLGSRKTADFVVTGSWSQKSFSEAKKYGTPHLAATGKTEDGFTRAPARAEWQLSDDPAYVHLCTNETIDGVETFEIPDLGDVPLVADVSSHILSRPMDVAKYGVLFGGAQKNIGMAGVTVVIVREDLLDRALSICPSAFEWKTIAANNSLYNTPPTYAIYIAGLVFQWLKRQGGLEAIEARNTEKAKLLYDTIDASSFYLNKVEPSARSRMNVPFFLADETRNEDFLAGAKARGLLQLKGHKSVGGMRASIYNAVPLEGVKALVEYMKDFEQRGA from the coding sequence ATGCGCGTCTTTAATTTCTCCGCCGGCCCTGCGGCGATGCCCGAGGAAGTGCTGCGGCAAGCCGCCGACGAAATGCTCGACTGGCACGGCAGCGGCATGAGCGTGATGGAGATGAGCCATCGCGGCAAGGAGTTCATGTCGATCCACGAGGCCGCGCTGACCGACCTGCGCGATCTGCTCGGTGTGCCGGCCAGCCACCGGATCCTGTTCCTGCAGGGCGGCGGCATCGCCGAAAACGCGATCGTGCCGATGAACCTGCTCGGCTCGCGCAAGACGGCCGACTTCGTCGTGACGGGCTCGTGGTCGCAGAAATCGTTCAGCGAAGCGAAGAAATACGGCACGCCGCATCTCGCCGCAACCGGCAAGACCGAAGACGGCTTCACGCGTGCGCCGGCCCGCGCCGAATGGCAGCTGTCGGACGATCCGGCCTACGTGCATCTGTGCACCAACGAGACGATCGACGGCGTCGAGACGTTCGAGATTCCGGATCTCGGCGACGTGCCGCTGGTCGCGGATGTCTCGTCGCACATCCTGTCGCGCCCGATGGACGTCGCGAAGTACGGCGTGCTGTTCGGCGGCGCGCAGAAGAACATCGGGATGGCCGGCGTGACGGTCGTGATCGTGCGCGAGGATCTGCTCGATCGCGCGCTGTCGATCTGCCCGTCCGCATTCGAATGGAAGACGATTGCCGCGAACAACTCGCTGTACAACACGCCGCCCACCTACGCGATCTACATCGCGGGCCTCGTGTTCCAGTGGCTGAAGCGGCAGGGTGGCCTCGAAGCGATCGAGGCCCGCAATACTGAAAAAGCGAAGCTGCTCTACGACACGATCGATGCGAGCAGCTTCTATCTGAACAAGGTCGAGCCTTCGGCGCGTTCACGGATGAACGTGCCGTTTTTCCTGGCCGATGAAACGCGCAATGAAGACTTCCTTGCCGGCGCAAAGGCGCGCGGGCTGCTGCAGCTGAAGGGCCACAAGTCCGTCGGCGGCATGCGGGCGTCGATCTACAACGCGGTGCCGCTCGAGGGCGTGAAAGCGCTCGTCGAGTACATGAAGGACTTCGAGCAGCGCGGCGCCTGA
- the pheA gene encoding prephenate dehydratase: MDDELNSRLKPLRDRIDAIDAQLIALLNQRAAVALEVGEVKKHFNAPVFRPERELQVIARLQDMSAGPLASEHISAIWREIMAASRALEQTIHVAFLGPVGTYSEQAMLEYFGQSIEGLPCPSIDEVFRSVEAGASAFGIAPVENSTEGAVSRTLDLLLQTQLLISGELALPIHHNLLTQSGTLDGVKRVCAHAQALAQCQQWLAANAPQLERQAVASNAEAARLAAADPTVAAIAGDRAAAHYGLQIAFSLIQDDPHNRTRFVIIGKQPAGQSGHDQTSLIVSVKNEPGAVFKLLEPLARHGVSMTRFESRPARVGTWEYYFYIDIEGHRDDAAVAAALAELGQKAAFLKILGSYPSAR; the protein is encoded by the coding sequence ATGGACGACGAACTGAATTCCCGCCTGAAACCGCTGCGCGATCGCATCGACGCGATCGACGCGCAGCTGATCGCACTCCTGAACCAGCGCGCCGCGGTGGCGCTGGAGGTGGGCGAGGTCAAGAAGCATTTCAACGCACCGGTGTTCCGGCCGGAGCGCGAGCTGCAGGTGATCGCGCGGCTGCAGGACATGAGTGCGGGGCCGCTCGCGAGCGAGCACATCAGCGCCATCTGGCGCGAGATCATGGCCGCGAGCCGCGCGCTCGAACAGACGATCCACGTCGCGTTCCTCGGGCCGGTCGGCACGTACAGCGAACAGGCGATGCTCGAGTATTTCGGCCAGTCGATCGAAGGGCTGCCGTGCCCGTCGATCGATGAGGTGTTCCGCTCGGTCGAGGCCGGTGCGTCCGCGTTCGGCATCGCACCGGTCGAGAATTCGACCGAAGGCGCCGTGTCGCGCACGCTCGACCTGCTGCTGCAGACGCAACTGCTGATCAGCGGCGAACTCGCGCTGCCGATTCACCACAACCTGCTGACGCAAAGCGGTACGCTCGACGGCGTGAAGCGCGTCTGCGCGCATGCGCAGGCGCTCGCGCAATGCCAGCAGTGGCTCGCGGCGAATGCGCCGCAGCTCGAGCGGCAAGCGGTGGCGAGCAACGCGGAGGCTGCGCGTCTCGCGGCGGCCGACCCGACCGTCGCGGCGATCGCGGGCGATCGCGCGGCCGCGCACTACGGTCTGCAGATCGCGTTCTCTCTGATCCAGGACGATCCGCACAACCGCACGCGCTTCGTGATCATCGGCAAGCAGCCGGCCGGGCAAAGCGGTCACGACCAGACGTCGCTGATCGTGTCGGTGAAGAACGAGCCGGGCGCCGTGTTCAAGCTGCTCGAGCCGCTCGCGCGGCACGGCGTGTCGATGACACGCTTCGAGTCGCGTCCGGCGCGCGTCGGCACGTGGGAGTACTACTTCTACATTGACATCGAGGGACATCGCGACGATGCGGCGGTGGCGGCCGCGCTCGCGGAGCTCGGCCAGAAGGCCGCGTTCCTGAAGATACTCGGTTCGTATCCGAGCGCACGCTGA
- a CDS encoding prephenate dehydrogenase, giving the protein MSGFAFNKLVIFGVGLIGGSLARALRERAPGGAGEIVGVGRSRASVERALSLGVIDRAAALDDDAQLRAALAGADLVLLAAPVAQTGPLLARIAPWLDDATIVTDAGSTKSDVVAAARAALGPRIAQFVPGHPIAGRESSGVEAALPDLYVGRNVVLCPLPENAPESVARIEAMWRATGADVRMMSTEQHDRVFASISHLPHVLSFALVEQILGEADAELKFSYAAGGFRDFTRIAASSPEMWRDVCVANRTALLDELDGYTRVLERLREAIDAGDGAALEAVFTRSRAARKAWQERGGAPVAEPVKK; this is encoded by the coding sequence GTGTCAGGCTTTGCATTCAACAAACTGGTCATCTTCGGTGTCGGCCTGATCGGCGGATCGCTGGCCCGCGCGCTGCGCGAGCGTGCGCCGGGCGGTGCTGGCGAGATCGTCGGCGTGGGCCGTTCGCGTGCGTCGGTCGAGCGCGCGCTGTCGCTCGGCGTGATCGACCGCGCGGCGGCGCTCGACGACGACGCGCAATTGCGCGCCGCGCTTGCCGGCGCCGATCTCGTGTTGCTGGCCGCACCCGTCGCGCAGACGGGCCCGTTGCTCGCGCGCATCGCGCCGTGGCTCGACGATGCGACGATCGTCACCGATGCGGGCAGCACCAAGTCCGACGTCGTCGCGGCCGCGCGTGCAGCGCTCGGCCCGCGGATCGCGCAGTTCGTGCCGGGGCATCCGATCGCCGGGCGCGAGTCGAGTGGCGTCGAGGCCGCGTTGCCGGACCTGTACGTCGGGCGCAACGTCGTGCTGTGTCCGCTGCCGGAGAACGCGCCGGAATCCGTCGCGCGCATCGAAGCGATGTGGCGTGCAACCGGCGCCGACGTGCGCATGATGAGCACCGAGCAGCACGATCGCGTGTTTGCATCGATCAGTCATTTGCCGCACGTGCTGTCGTTCGCGCTCGTCGAGCAGATCCTCGGTGAGGCCGACGCGGAACTGAAATTCTCGTACGCGGCGGGCGGCTTCCGCGATTTCACGCGCATCGCCGCGTCGAGCCCGGAAATGTGGCGCGACGTGTGCGTCGCGAACCGCACGGCGCTGCTCGACGAACTCGACGGCTATACGCGCGTGCTCGAGCGGCTGCGTGAGGCGATCGACGCCGGCGACGGCGCGGCGCTCGAAGCCGTGTTCACGCGCTCGCGCGCCGCACGCAAGGCATGGCAGGAGCGCGGCGGCGCGCCCGTTGCCGAACCGGTCAAGAAATAA
- the aroA gene encoding 3-phosphoshikimate 1-carboxyvinyltransferase translates to MDYLDLGPYSSASGTVRLPGSKSISNRVLLLAALAEGETTITNLLDSDDTRVMLDALGKLGVKLARDGDTCVVTGTRGAFTAKTADLFLGNAGTAVRPLTAALAVNGGDYRVHGVPRMHERPIGDLVDGLRQIGAQIDYELNEGFPPLRIKPAAISVDAPIRVRGDVSSQFLTALLMTLPLVKAKDGRTVVEVDGELISKPYIDITIRLMERFGVTVERDGWQRFVVPAGVRYRSPGRIMVEGDASSASYFLAAGALGGGPLRVEGVGRASIQGDVGFANALMQMGANVTMGDDWIDVRGIGHDHGKLEPIDMDFNLIPDAAMTIAVAALFANGTSTLRNIASWRVKETDRIAAMATELRKVGAIVEEGPDYLVVTPPEKLTPNAAIDTYDDHRMAMCFSLVSLGGVPVRINDPKCVGKTFPDYFDRFAALAKA, encoded by the coding sequence ATGGACTATCTCGATCTCGGCCCGTACTCCAGCGCATCGGGCACCGTGCGCCTGCCCGGCTCGAAAAGCATTTCGAACCGCGTGCTGCTGCTTGCGGCGCTGGCCGAAGGCGAAACGACGATCACCAACCTGCTCGACTCCGACGACACGCGCGTGATGCTCGATGCACTCGGCAAGCTCGGCGTGAAGCTCGCACGTGACGGCGACACCTGTGTCGTCACGGGCACGCGCGGCGCGTTCACCGCGAAGACGGCCGACCTGTTCCTCGGCAACGCGGGCACGGCCGTGCGGCCGCTCACCGCCGCGCTCGCGGTGAACGGCGGCGACTATCGCGTGCACGGCGTGCCGCGCATGCACGAGCGGCCGATCGGCGATCTCGTCGACGGCCTGCGCCAGATCGGCGCGCAGATCGACTACGAGCTGAACGAAGGCTTTCCGCCGCTGCGGATCAAGCCCGCGGCGATTTCGGTCGATGCACCGATCCGCGTGCGCGGCGACGTGTCGAGCCAGTTCCTCACGGCGCTCCTGATGACGCTGCCGCTCGTGAAGGCGAAGGACGGCCGGACCGTCGTCGAAGTCGACGGCGAGTTGATCTCGAAACCATACATCGACATCACGATCCGGCTGATGGAGCGCTTCGGCGTGACCGTCGAGCGCGACGGCTGGCAGCGCTTCGTCGTGCCGGCCGGCGTCCGCTACCGCTCGCCGGGGCGGATCATGGTCGAGGGCGATGCGTCGTCCGCGTCGTACTTCCTCGCGGCCGGCGCGCTTGGCGGTGGCCCGCTGCGCGTCGAGGGCGTCGGGCGCGCGAGCATCCAGGGCGACGTCGGCTTCGCGAACGCGTTGATGCAAATGGGTGCGAACGTGACGATGGGCGACGACTGGATCGACGTGCGCGGCATCGGCCACGACCACGGCAAGCTCGAGCCGATCGACATGGACTTCAACCTGATCCCCGATGCGGCGATGACCATCGCGGTCGCGGCGCTGTTCGCGAACGGCACGAGTACGCTGCGCAACATCGCGAGCTGGCGCGTGAAGGAGACCGACCGCATCGCCGCGATGGCGACCGAGCTGCGCAAGGTCGGCGCGATCGTCGAGGAAGGCCCCGACTATCTCGTCGTCACGCCGCCGGAAAAGCTCACGCCGAATGCGGCGATCGACACGTACGACGATCACCGGATGGCGATGTGCTTCTCGCTCGTCAGCCTGGGCGGCGTGCCCGTGCGGATCAACGATCCGAAGTGCGTCGGCAAGACGTTCCCCGACTATTTCGACCGCTTCGCTGCGCTCGCCAAAGCATGA
- the cmk gene encoding (d)CMP kinase: MKSTRPFHPTPVITIDGPTASGKGTVAALVAANLGFHLLDSGALYRLAALASVRYGIAAEDIDALVKLIDDLHITFREGCAQLDGVDVSNDIRAEAVGNRASAIAVHGPVRTALVARQRAFRKTPGLVADGRDMGTVIFPDAVLKVFLTASAEARATRRHKQLMQKGFSANIDDLLRDLRERDARDSNRAAAPLKPAADAKLLDTSALSVDEAVDQVLQWYRALGQPA; this comes from the coding sequence ATGAAATCGACCCGACCCTTTCACCCGACTCCCGTCATCACGATCGACGGCCCGACCGCTTCCGGCAAGGGCACCGTCGCCGCGCTCGTCGCCGCGAACCTTGGCTTCCACCTGCTCGACAGCGGCGCGCTGTACCGGCTTGCCGCGCTCGCGAGCGTGCGCTACGGCATCGCGGCGGAGGATATCGACGCGCTGGTGAAGCTGATCGACGATCTCCACATCACGTTTCGCGAAGGCTGTGCGCAGCTCGACGGCGTCGACGTGTCGAACGACATCCGCGCCGAAGCGGTTGGCAACCGCGCATCGGCCATCGCCGTGCACGGGCCCGTGCGCACCGCGCTCGTCGCGCGCCAGCGCGCGTTCCGCAAGACGCCGGGCCTCGTCGCGGACGGGCGCGACATGGGCACGGTGATCTTCCCGGATGCCGTGCTGAAGGTGTTCCTGACGGCCAGCGCCGAGGCTCGTGCGACCAGACGGCATAAGCAATTGATGCAAAAAGGTTTTTCTGCTAATATAGATGACTTGCTCCGGGATCTTCGTGAACGTGACGCGCGCGACAGCAATCGCGCGGCCGCGCCGCTGAAGCCTGCAGCAGATGCCAAGCTGCTCGATACGTCGGCGCTTTCGGTCGATGAAGCCGTCGATCAAGTGCTGCAGTGGTACCGGGCGCTCGGCCAGCCCGCCTGA
- the rpsA gene encoding 30S ribosomal protein S1: MSDLQTSTPNTESFAALFEESLTRQDMRAGEVISAEVVRVDHNFVVVNAGLKSEAYIPIEEFLNDQGEVEVQSGDFVSVAIDALENGYGDTILSRDKAKRLASWLSLEKALDNNELVTGTITGKVKGGMTVMVNGIRAFLPGSLVDTRPVKDTTPYEGKTLEFRVIKLDRKRNNVVLSRRAVIEATQGEERAKLLETLKEGAIVNGVVKNITDYGAFVDLGGIDGLLHITDIAWRRVRHPSEVLSVGQEVTAKILKFDQEKNRVSLGIKQLGDDPWEGISRRYPSGTRLFGKVTNITDYGAFVEVESGIEGLVHVSEMDWTNKNVAPSKVVQLGDEVEVMVLEIDEDRRRISLGMKQCKPNPWDDFSRNFKKGDKITGAIKSITDFGVFIGLPGGIDGLVHLSDLSWSETGEEAVRKYKKGDEVEAIVLGIDVEKERISLGIKQLEGDPFSNYVAMNDKGSIVDGVVKTVDAKGAVVTLTGDIEGYLRASEISQDRVEDARNVLKEGDKVNAMVINIDRKSRGINLSIKAKDSAEQQEAIRGLQSDTSSAATGTTNLGALLKAKLDGQNQ; this comes from the coding sequence ATGTCCGACCTGCAAACCTCTACCCCGAATACTGAATCTTTTGCGGCTCTGTTCGAAGAGTCGCTGACCCGCCAAGACATGCGCGCCGGCGAAGTGATTTCCGCCGAAGTCGTGCGCGTCGACCACAACTTCGTGGTCGTCAATGCAGGCCTGAAGTCCGAGGCTTACATTCCGATCGAGGAATTCCTGAACGATCAGGGCGAGGTTGAGGTGCAGTCGGGCGATTTCGTGTCCGTCGCGATCGACGCACTCGAAAACGGCTACGGCGACACGATCCTGTCGCGCGACAAGGCGAAGCGCCTTGCATCGTGGCTGTCGCTGGAAAAGGCTCTCGACAACAACGAACTCGTCACCGGCACGATCACCGGCAAGGTGAAGGGCGGCATGACCGTGATGGTCAACGGCATCCGCGCGTTCCTGCCGGGTTCGCTGGTCGACACGCGTCCGGTCAAGGACACGACCCCGTACGAAGGCAAGACGCTCGAGTTCCGCGTGATCAAGCTCGATCGCAAGCGTAACAACGTCGTGCTGTCGCGTCGTGCAGTGATCGAAGCGACCCAAGGCGAAGAGCGCGCGAAGCTGCTCGAGACGCTGAAGGAAGGCGCGATCGTCAACGGCGTGGTCAAGAACATCACCGACTACGGCGCGTTCGTCGACCTCGGCGGCATCGACGGCCTGCTGCACATCACCGACATCGCATGGCGTCGTGTGCGTCACCCGAGCGAAGTCCTGTCGGTTGGCCAGGAAGTCACCGCGAAGATCCTCAAGTTCGACCAAGAGAAGAACCGCGTCTCGCTGGGCATCAAGCAACTGGGCGACGATCCGTGGGAAGGCATCTCGCGCCGTTACCCGTCGGGCACGCGCCTGTTCGGCAAGGTCACGAACATCACCGACTACGGCGCATTCGTCGAAGTGGAATCGGGCATCGAAGGCCTCGTCCACGTGTCGGAAATGGACTGGACCAACAAGAACGTTGCACCGTCGAAGGTTGTCCAGCTGGGCGACGAAGTCGAAGTCATGGTCCTCGAGATCGACGAAGACCGTCGTCGTATCAGCCTCGGCATGAAGCAGTGCAAGCCGAATCCGTGGGATGACTTCAGCCGCAACTTCAAGAAGGGCGACAAGATCACGGGCGCAATCAAGTCGATCACCGACTTCGGCGTGTTCATCGGTCTGCCGGGCGGCATCGACGGCCTGGTCCACCTGTCGGACCTGTCGTGGAGCGAAACCGGCGAAGAAGCCGTTCGCAAGTACAAGAAGGGCGACGAAGTCGAAGCAATCGTGCTCGGTATCGACGTCGAGAAGGAGCGTATTTCGCTCGGCATCAAGCAGCTCGAAGGCGACCCGTTCAGCAACTACGTTGCAATGAACGACAAGGGCTCGATCGTCGACGGCGTCGTGAAGACGGTCGATGCGAAGGGTGCGGTCGTCACGCTGACGGGCGACATCGAAGGCTACCTGCGTGCGTCGGAAATCTCGCAGGATCGCGTCGAAGATGCACGCAACGTGCTGAAGGAAGGCGACAAGGTCAACGCGATGGTGATCAACATCGATCGCAAGTCGCGCGGCATCAACCTGTCGATCAAGGCGAAGGATTCGGCTGAACAACAGGAAGCGATCCGCGGCCTGCAGTCGGACACCAGCTCGGCTGCGACCGGTACGACCAACCTCGGCGCGCTGCTGAAGGCGAAGCTCGACGGCCAGAACCAGTAA
- a CDS encoding integration host factor subunit beta — protein MTKSELVAQLASRFPQLVLKDADFAVKTMLDAMSDALAKGHRIEIRGFGSFGLNRRPARVGRNPKSGEKVQVPEKFVPHFKPGKELRERVDGRAGEPLKADDPDDER, from the coding sequence ATGACCAAATCCGAGTTGGTCGCGCAGCTGGCATCGCGATTTCCGCAACTTGTCCTCAAGGATGCGGATTTCGCGGTGAAAACGATGCTCGATGCGATGTCTGACGCCCTGGCGAAAGGGCATCGCATCGAAATTCGGGGTTTCGGCAGCTTCGGCCTCAACCGTCGCCCGGCGCGCGTCGGACGCAACCCGAAGTCAGGGGAGAAAGTGCAGGTGCCCGAGAAGTTCGTGCCGCACTTCAAGCCTGGCAAGGAATTGCGTGAACGCGTCGACGGCCGCGCCGGTGAACCGCTGAAGGCTGACGATCCGGACGACGAGCGTTGA
- a CDS encoding lipopolysaccharide assembly protein LapA domain-containing protein, which yields MKFIVWLIRVLVFVLLLVLALANTQTATLNFVAGYAWQAPLILIGLAFFAVGLLAGLLSALPSIFRLRLENGRLKRDLRAARETPAVIDQPPMPPVI from the coding sequence ATGAAGTTTATCGTCTGGCTGATCCGGGTATTGGTGTTCGTCCTGCTGCTGGTGCTCGCGCTGGCCAATACGCAAACCGCGACGCTGAATTTCGTTGCCGGCTACGCATGGCAAGCGCCGCTGATCCTGATCGGCCTGGCGTTCTTCGCCGTGGGGTTGCTGGCGGGCCTGCTGTCCGCGCTGCCTTCGATCTTCCGCCTGCGTCTCGAGAACGGGCGCCTGAAGCGCGATCTGCGTGCGGCGCGCGAAACGCCCGCCGTCATCGATCAGCCGCCGATGCCGCCCGTCATTTAA
- the lapB gene encoding lipopolysaccharide assembly protein LapB: MDLDFWWLLAIPVAFALGWAASRYDLKNLLSESANLPRSYFRGLNFLLNEQPDKAIDAFIEVAKLDPETVELHFALGNLFRRRGETDRAIRVHQNLLSRTDLPVNERDHALYELGQDFLKAGLLDRAEEAFHKLADGDYALGAQRALLTIYEIEKDWNKSIDTAKRIESMSDKPLGVEIAQFHCELAQEALQRKNAAAAAEQLRLALTVNPQNVRATVLSGDAAEAAGDHAAAIEHWKRVEAQNPAYLPLVADKLMKAYVALGKNAEGAELLMGYVDRYPSNDLLDIAYQHIAGLRGQEAAHTLARMQMEKSPNLSGMLHLLDAQIAAADEPRRKELEMMRALIKQRTKNLPRYTCQNCGFRARLFYWQCPGCSGWETYAPRRVEPAMPG; the protein is encoded by the coding sequence ATGGATCTGGATTTCTGGTGGTTGCTCGCGATTCCGGTCGCGTTCGCGCTCGGTTGGGCGGCGTCACGCTATGACCTGAAGAATCTCCTGTCGGAGAGTGCCAACCTGCCGCGCTCGTATTTCCGCGGCCTGAATTTTCTGCTGAACGAACAACCCGACAAGGCGATCGACGCGTTCATCGAGGTCGCCAAGCTCGATCCCGAGACGGTCGAGCTGCACTTCGCGCTCGGCAACCTGTTCCGCCGCCGCGGCGAGACCGACCGCGCGATCCGCGTGCACCAGAACCTGCTGAGCCGCACGGACCTGCCGGTCAACGAACGTGACCACGCGCTTTACGAGCTCGGCCAGGATTTCCTGAAGGCCGGCCTGCTCGATCGCGCCGAGGAGGCGTTCCACAAGCTCGCCGACGGCGACTACGCGCTCGGTGCGCAACGGGCGCTGCTGACGATCTACGAGATCGAGAAGGACTGGAACAAGTCGATCGATACCGCGAAGCGCATCGAATCGATGAGCGACAAGCCGCTCGGCGTCGAGATTGCGCAGTTCCACTGCGAACTCGCGCAGGAAGCGCTGCAGCGCAAGAATGCGGCCGCGGCAGCCGAACAGTTGCGTCTGGCACTGACCGTGAACCCGCAGAACGTGCGTGCGACGGTGCTGTCCGGCGACGCAGCGGAGGCGGCGGGCGACCACGCGGCCGCGATCGAGCACTGGAAGCGCGTCGAAGCGCAGAACCCCGCGTATCTGCCGCTCGTCGCCGACAAGTTGATGAAGGCGTATGTCGCGCTCGGCAAGAACGCCGAAGGCGCCGAGCTGCTGATGGGGTATGTCGACCGCTATCCGTCGAACGATCTGCTCGACATCGCGTATCAGCACATCGCCGGGTTGCGCGGCCAGGAGGCGGCGCACACGCTCGCGCGCATGCAGATGGAGAAGTCGCCGAACCTGTCGGGGATGCTGCACCTGCTCGATGCGCAGATCGCGGCGGCCGACGAGCCGCGCCGTAAGGAACTTGAAATGATGCGTGCGCTGATCAAGCAGCGCACGAAAAATCTGCCACGGTATACGTGCCAGAATTGCGGTTTCCGGGCACGGCTCTTCTACTGGCAGTGCCCCGGATGCAGCGGCTGGGAAACCTATGCGCCGCGCCGCGTCGAACCTGCGATGCCGGGCTGA
- a CDS encoding UDP-glucose dehydrogenase family protein, protein MKITIIGTGYVGLVTGACLAEIGHDVFCLDVDPRKIDILNNGGMPIHEPGLLDIIARNRAAGRLRFSTDIEASVAHGEIQFIAVGTPPDEDGSADLQYVLEAARNIGRYMTGFKVIVDKSTVPVGTAQRVRGVVDEALAARGLAGSVAHRFSVVSNPEFLKEGAAVEDFMRPDRIIIGVDDDETGTIAREKMKKLYAPFNRNHERTIYMDVRSAEFAKYAANAMLATRISFMNEMSNLADKVGADIEAVRRGIGSDPRIGYHFLYAGVGYGGSCFPKDVQALIRTAGENGQPLRILEAVEAANHAQKDVLIGKIEQRFGADLKGREFAVWGLAFKPNTDDMREAPSRRLIAALLERGATVRAYDPVAVDEARRVFELDFGNDADALARLHLVETQDVAVTGADALVIVTEWKEFRSPDFTRLKAELKAPVIFDGRNLYEPDAMAELGIDYYAIGRPYVDPQSSSRG, encoded by the coding sequence ATGAAAATCACCATCATCGGCACCGGCTATGTCGGTCTCGTCACGGGCGCCTGCCTCGCGGAGATCGGTCACGACGTCTTCTGTCTCGACGTCGATCCGCGCAAGATCGACATCCTGAACAACGGCGGGATGCCGATTCACGAACCGGGGCTGCTGGACATCATCGCGCGCAACCGCGCGGCGGGGCGCCTGCGCTTCTCGACCGACATCGAGGCGAGCGTCGCGCACGGCGAGATCCAGTTCATTGCGGTCGGTACGCCGCCCGACGAGGACGGCTCGGCCGACCTGCAGTACGTGCTCGAGGCCGCACGCAACATCGGTCGCTACATGACGGGCTTCAAGGTGATTGTCGACAAGTCGACGGTGCCGGTCGGCACCGCGCAGCGCGTGCGCGGCGTGGTCGACGAGGCGCTGGCCGCACGCGGGCTCGCGGGCAGCGTCGCGCATCGCTTCTCGGTCGTGTCGAACCCGGAATTCCTGAAGGAAGGCGCGGCGGTCGAGGACTTCATGCGTCCGGACCGGATCATCATCGGCGTCGACGACGACGAGACGGGCACGATCGCGCGCGAGAAGATGAAGAAGCTCTACGCGCCGTTCAACCGCAACCATGAGCGCACGATCTACATGGACGTGCGCTCGGCCGAATTCGCGAAGTATGCGGCGAACGCGATGCTCGCGACGCGCATCTCGTTCATGAACGAGATGTCGAATCTCGCCGACAAGGTCGGCGCCGACATCGAGGCCGTGCGCCGCGGGATCGGCTCCGATCCGCGCATCGGCTATCACTTCCTGTACGCCGGCGTCGGCTACGGTGGCTCGTGCTTCCCGAAGGACGTCCAGGCATTGATTCGCACCGCCGGCGAGAACGGCCAGCCGCTGCGCATCCTGGAAGCCGTCGAGGCCGCGAACCATGCGCAGAAGGACGTGCTGATCGGCAAGATCGAGCAGCGCTTCGGCGCCGACCTCAAGGGCCGCGAGTTCGCGGTGTGGGGCCTCGCGTTCAAGCCGAATACCGACGACATGCGCGAGGCGCCGAGCCGACGCCTGATCGCCGCACTGCTCGAGCGCGGCGCGACCGTGCGCGCGTACGATCCGGTCGCGGTCGACGAAGCGCGGCGTGTGTTCGAGCTGGATTTCGGCAACGATGCCGACGCGCTGGCGCGGCTGCATCTCGTCGAGACGCAGGACGTCGCCGTGACGGGTGCGGACGCACTCGTGATCGTGACCGAGTGGAAGGAATTCCGGAGCCCCGATTTCACGCGCCTGAAGGCCGAACTGAAGGCGCCGGTGATCTTCGACGGGCGCAACCTGTACGAGCCGGACGCGATGGCCGAACTGGGCATCGACTACTACGCGATCGGCCGGCCGTATGTCGATCCCCAGTCGTCCTCCCGTGGCTGA